GCATTCATGAGATAGAAAAAGAGGAGACCAGTGGCTCATTGCCCAGCGTTTACACACCCTTCATCCCACGCTAGGATACCTCACACAGTGGGGCCTCCTTCTTTGCATTCTTCTTTGACGCCCATGCACCGTTCTTGATGTCGCTTATCGCCTCCAAGAGTCTCCTATCCGCTTTCTTCTGCCTTCTGCATCTCATCTGTCTTATCTACACACTCCTTCTTCACAGTCTCCACTCAGAGCCGTTGTGCTTTCCAGCTCACACCGCTTTcatctcttctctcccctaACATTTTAACCATGGCCAAGGGCAAGCGCTCCACTGATGCCAAGGGCAGCCAGAGGCGCcagaagaaggtgctgcgcgacaacATCCGCGGCATCACTCGCGGCTGCGTCCGCCGCatggcgcgccgcggcggcgtgaaGCGCATCTCGAGCGAGGTGTACGAagaggtgcgccgcgtgctgaAGGCCTACGTGGAGGACattgtgcgctgcagcacggcctaCACCGAGTACGCACGCAAGAAGACCGTGACGGCGTGCGATGTTGTGAccgcgctgcgcaagcaAGGCCACATCCTGTACGGCTACGCGTAAATGCTCGCAGAGCCGCTGCACACTCATAGATACACCTTCTTTGTTCATGCCGTCGTTTCGGTGGTTTTCTTGGTTTTCgacttcccctccccccactaTGGCTTTTCTTTCGTCTCGTGCTGACACCCTTCCCTACTCATCGCTGTTTGCGGAAGGCAGTACCGAAAGAAAACAGCACACCGACTCCACTGCATACCCGAAGAGAGGCCGTGCGCTGCCGTATGCGAGGCACGCTCTCGGCGTCCGTGTCTATGGAGGCTGAGTGCAaccccgctccctccctgtcTCCCTCAACGCCTGCCGGCACCAGAGGTCACCACGCGGGATGACGGGTCGTCTCTTCGAcgttgctgctcctccgccgcttGCTCGCTCATTCCctacgccgcagcgccatgCGCTCCCTTTCACTCCTtgcgcttctcttcgtctcctCCTGTTTTCTGTTTACACACATAACACGCACGACCTCACAGACGGAAGCACCCCAATGCAGAGGACGCGCGGGGTCGTGCATCCACTGCTCAGCTTCGTGAGGCAGATGCCGGGCGGCGATGGGTGCTTTTCACTGACACTCGAGCCAgcgggcaagagagcgcagccgcacacctAACGGCGCGAGTCACGGGAGAAAAAGTACGAGCTCAGAGAAAGGCACACCTGCGACCGCCTTTTCTCGCTTCTTCGGTCTCATACGCCTATGGcggtctcctcctcccgacTTCTCAAGGTAGACGTCCTTTTGTTGCACCCTCacccgcgtgcgcgcgcgtaaGTGGCGGATTGTGACGCGGACGAAATCCAGCTCGCCAGGCGCTgctcccttttcctttcccgGTCCCTGTGCCCGCCGGTGGGGAGGTTCAGCAGCCTATTTCTCGATGGCATTGTTGGTTTGGCCTTTGCGGTTCTTTTTCTGCTggtcgacgctgctggctgtTTTGTGCTTCGCTGTGGTGTACAGCGCGTCGTGGCGCGGCGCTGTTCTCTTTCGCGTTTTCTGCACGGCCTGCCCGCCGTACGCCACGTGCTCTGTCTATCAAGCGGTAGACCATCCGGGTACAGGCTCGATTTCCCTCACCGACGACAGTGCACCCGTCCaacgcgcgccgccctcttcccttgcacctctgccacttttgctttcctctcctgcgcgtgtgtctactcctctgcttcttctcgcgtagagggggagggggcaccgACACTGCTGGCGCGTCTCCCACTGGAGTACGTGCAGGCCCTCCCGCTTTTCTGTTAGGCGCTGGGGGCTTGCCATCGATCCGCGACGGATGCCAGCGAAGGGTGCAGCGGGGTAGCTGCCGCGTGCATCCTTGCAAAGGAAAGACTTGCCCGCTTTCGTCTCGGGAAAGAGAAACCCAGAAACCTGCTTTGTCCAGCAACAACCTGCACCGCCAAAGAGGCAAACAGCCTCCCCATTCCCAcagcgccgcaccggtgTTGCTCGACGCAGTGACATCTTCCACTGCCGCTTCGACTCGTCCGACTCGCGAGTCCTTCGACCATCTCACGGCGCCCACCTTCCCACAACTCACTCCACCcatctctccatctctccatacacccacccacccacaccgacacacaggcacatgcAAGTGGAGGGCGACACACGTCCGCTGACTCGCGCGCCCTTTGCAGTCGCACGGATACGCTCACAGCTCTTCTTCACCGCTGTCTTGTGTTGCCGTGCGATCCTCTTGGGCCGCCCTCGATCCACCTGCGTCTCTGTCGGTGGTCCTGCTGTTTCGCTGTACGCAGCCAAGAGTGTGCTTGTGCCACTTTGCCGGCCACTTGCACACCTTAGGCACTCCTTCCGCCACCCCCGCACTGCGCGGGAAGTACACCATCATGCGAGAGGAGAACAATGTGCCAGCGGAGTGGGCTCCCAGggacacgcaccgcctcgaccCTCTTCAGCTGCTTCCCCCCTCTCAGAGGCACTgcgggcagagcagcgctgcggagagcggagagggcTGTCACTCGCGCTCACGCGGCAAGCCGGAGGTGCACTCGACTCGAGCGTCGAGCGGTGGTAAGAGGAGCACCGGCACACTGCCGAGAAGCGATGACTGCTTGAATGCCGTAGCACAGACCCCCCTGTTCAACTCCTGCGGTCATCCTCGACGATCCGCGGCACAATGTCTGTGTTTACACACTCGACAGCGTCGTCTAGTTGTGCTAGCCGTCTTACTTGCTCTCATCGTCATCGTTCACTGGGTCATCATCGAATTTACGACCAATATAGACGCACAACAGAAATCATCGATAGAGTTGCTCAATGAAGCGAACCGTGAATATGAGTCTTCATCGCCGTTCTCTGTcctggtgcagcacgagaGTGCTGTTGAGCGGTTGACGACCGCACAGCGTGGTCTTGCGGCCTCTGGCGCTGGCTCTCTGGCGAGACTCGACCGGGATCAGCTGCCGTCGTGGACGTTGCGTGTGATCGACGAGGACTGCACGATGTGCTTCGACAATGTCACATACGCTTCTGcggtcgctgcggatgcgggGAGATCGACTAACAAGACGGGACATCATAAGCAAAAAGGGCTTTCCGTGTTCGCGACGACATCTGCACCGCTGGGCCTCATGGGGCCGATGCTGTTTGCGATGGCGAGCGTGACGGACGACGTGGACGTTGCAGCGGAACTGCCGCGGTGGCAATGGGTGACCTGGTcgtacgcgcagcagcgccgcttcgtTCACGCATCGCAGTCGCGCAGCACAGGTGAGCGACCGCGACACTTGATCGTGGTGGGCATACCTTCAACGGACCAGCCGATGCGCTACCCTCTGCGGGACGCGCAGCGGGCGACGTGGCTGACGTACCGAGAGGTTGCACGCACCGAGAACAACTTTactggcgcgctgctgcagctctacgtgttcgctgctgcggagcaTGATTCTGAGGACTCGACGCATTCCGCCGTGGACATGGTTCAGCTGGCCCCGACAGTGAGCGAGTACGCCGCAGCAACTGAGCAGCACCTGGCTGTGGAGGGTGGAGACGTCAACAATGCACCCCCCTACCTGCAGCGTCGCGTGGTGCTGCGTGATGGGTGGCGCGACATCCCACGAAGCGATGACGCGGTGTGGAGATCACCCTGCGCTGGTGTAAGGACCACCGTGGTGACTGCGGCAAGTCTTGTGGCCGGGACCTCGTCCCTCGCGGCTCTTTCAGCCCAGTTGTCGCTGCCCGTGACACCTGCCttcacagcagcggcgcagtaCGTGTGCCACGCGTCCGCGGCACTgtggcaggaggcgctgcaccaccgcaacTCGCTATGGCTGGACTTTTGGACGGACCGCAAGCCGACcacgaaaaagaaaatggGCATGAGTATATCGTGGGGTATACCGACGGAAGTAGGCATGTCTCAAAAGACCGTGTTATGGCTGAACTACGCGTACACTGCCTTCCCGGACGTGCCGTACATCATgaagggcgacgacgacacgtACCTGAAGGTGCCACAGTACTtgagcgacctgcggcatGTGCGCGGTGGGTGGCAGAAGCCGCGCAACTTGACGGCGACCCTTCCACACAGAGGGGTTGTTCCACCGACGCTGGCCATCGACGATGCGGAGGAATGCCTGTATCgagtgtggtggtggtacgACAATCACAACGTTGTATTTGGCCACGGTCCTGGCTATGCACTAGACCGTCGTCTCATCAAGGCTGTACTGAACCCGTTCGATATCACCAACCAACGTTTGC
This Leishmania major strain Friedlin complete genome, chromosome 31 DNA region includes the following protein-coding sequences:
- a CDS encoding histone H4 encodes the protein MAKGKRSTDAKGSQRRQKKVLRDNIRGITRGCVRRMARRGGVKRISSEVYEEVRRVLKAYVEDIVRCSTAYTEYARKKTVTACDVVTALRKQGHILYGYA
- the SCG5 gene encoding phosphoglycan beta 1,3 galactosyltransferase 5, whose protein sequence is MREENNVPAEWAPRDTHRLDPLQLLPPSQRHCGQSSAAESGEGCHSRSRGKPEVHSTRASSGGKRSTGTLPRSDDCLNAVAQTPLFNSCGHPRRSAAQCLCLHTRQRRLVVLAVLLALIVIVHWVIIEFTTNIDAQQKSSIELLNEANREYESSSPFSVLVQHESAVERLTTAQRGLAASGAGSLARLDRDQLPSWTLRVIDEDCTMCFDNVTYASAVAADAGRSTNKTGHHKQKGLSVFATTSAPLGLMGPMLFAMASVTDDVDVAAELPRWQWVTWSYAQQRRFVHASQSRSTGERPRHLIVVGIPSTDQPMRYPLRDAQRATWLTYREVARTENNFTGALLQLYVFAAAEHDSEDSTHSAVDMVQLAPTVSEYAAATEQHLAVEGGDVNNAPPYLQRRVVLRDGWRDIPRSDDAVWRSPCAGVRTTVVTAASLVAGTSSLAALSAQLSLPVTPAFTAAAQYVCHASAALWQEALHHRNSLWLDFWTDRKPTTKKKMGMSISWGIPTEVGMSQKTVLWLNYAYTAFPDVPYIMKGDDDTYLKVPQYLSDLRHVRGGWQKPRNLTATLPHRGVVPPTLAIDDAEECLYRVWWWYDNHNVVFGHGPGYALDRRLIKAVLNPFDITNQRLLMLLTVPYTLVYHGHYLSLLMQYEDLFVGRQLQSLSARVKEVCMKRPLRYVSDREPRSLQVLRPAPSSQTWTWSSVLMHYAMPEIPYFIHYYFKHEFKVAEAAKGALAQGINASAIDANATKKMKEWVASQVPTVLTGLKRVKNVRWVRGAPRTAYVVAEGDGVAVYDIAYRRRKTMLIECAIESGK